A single genomic interval of Arachis duranensis cultivar V14167 chromosome 7, aradu.V14167.gnm2.J7QH, whole genome shotgun sequence harbors:
- the LOC107496814 gene encoding lysM domain receptor-like kinase 3, whose protein sequence is MKLKRSFLLFFLLLECSCFINLESKCLKGCDLAIASYFVYPGVMLGSIASFMHSNVVPNSNVIISYNKDKMPNNLPVSFSRINIPFPCDCINGEFLGHVFEYSAIEGDTYDLIANLRYSDLTTVEILQRFNNYDPNHVPVNAKVNVTVNCSCGNSNVSKDYGLFVTFPLSEGNTLLQIANQTKLDPKLLQSYNPGVNFNQTRGIVFIPARDQNGVYVPLYPRTGLAKGVAVGISIAGTSGVLLLLICACVRYFQKKEEEKIKLPTEDFISSSTQDASSSGEYETSGSTAASASGLPAIMAAKSMEFSYQELSKATNNFSSDNKIGQGGFGAVYFAELRGQKAAIKKMDVQASTEFLSELKVLTHVHHLNLVRLIGYCVEGSLFLVYEYIENGNLGQYLHGTGREPLAWLTRVQIALDSARGLEYIHEHTVPVYIHRDVKPANILIDKDFRGKVADFGLTKLREVGSSLSLHTRLVGTFGYMPPEYAQYGDVSPKVDVYAFGVVLYELISAKNAVLKTGETVAESSKGLVTLFEEALDKSDPSKAIRKLVDPRLGENYSIDSVLKVAELGRACTRDNPLLRPSMRSVVVALMTLLASSTSIENCDDDDDDDDDDDNSYENRTLIDQLSVR, encoded by the exons ATGAAGCTAAAGAGAAGTTTTCTGTTGTTCTTTTTGTTGTTGGAGTGTTCTTGTTTCATCAATTTAGAATCAAAGTGTTTAAAGGGTTGTGATTTAGCTATAGCTTCATACTTTGTATACCCTGGAGTTATGCTTGGTAGCATTGCATCCTTTATGCATTCAAAtgttgtgccaaactctaatgTTATCATTAGCTACAATAAGGACAAAATGCCCAATAATCTACCAGTATCCTTCTCCAGAATCAATATTCCATTCCCTTGTGATTGCATCAATGGTGAGTTCTTGGGGCATGTGTTTGAGTACTCAGCTATTGAAGGTGACACCTATGATCTCATTGCAAACTTGAGATATTCTGATCTTACCACAGTTGAGATTTTGCAAAGGTTCAACAACTATGATCCTAATCATGTACCTGTTAATGCTAAGGTTAATGTCACTGTCAATTGTTCTTGTGGGAACAGCAATGTTTCAAAGGATTATGGTTTGTTTGTTACATTCCCTCTTAGTGAAGGTAATACTTTGCTGCAAATTGCAAATCAGACTAAACTTGATCCTAAGTTGCTGCAGAGTTATAATCCAG GTGTCAACTTCAACCAAACTAGAGGGATAGTTTTCATTCCAGCAAGAG ATCAAAATGGAGTCTATGTTCCCTTGTATCCTAG aacagGTCTAGCTAAGGGTGTTGCTGTTGGAATATCTATAGCTGGAACAAGTGGGGTTCTGCTATTATTAATTTGTGCTTGTGTTAGATATTTccagaagaaggaagaagaaaaaattaaattgccaACAGAAGATTTTATATCAAGTTCAACCCAAGATG CATCTAGCAGTGGTGAATATGAAACTTCAGGATCCACAGCTGCTAGTGCTTCTGGCCTTCCGGCGATTATGGCGGCAAAATCAATGGAATTCTCTTATCAAGAACTATCTAAGGCTACAAATAACTTCAGCTCTGATAACAAAATTGGTCAGGGTGGATTCGGAGCTGTCTATTTTGCAGAATTGAGAGGCCAA AAAGCAGCAATTAAGAAGATGGATGTTCAAGCATCAACAGAGTTTCTTTCAGAGTTGAAGGTCTTAACACATGTTCATCACTTGAATCTG GTGCGTTTGATTGGATATTGCGTCGAGGGATCTCTTTTCCTTGTGTATGAATACATTGAAAATGGAAACTTAGGCCAATATTTGCATGGTACAG GGAGAGAACCTTTGGCATGGTTAACAAGGGTGCAAATTGCTCTGGATTCAGCAAGAGGACTTGAATATATACATGAACACACTGTTCCTGTTTATATCCACCGTGATGTGAAACCTGCTAACATATTAATAGATAAAGACTTCCGTGGAAAG GTTGCAGATTTTGGGCTAACTAAACTTAGGGAAGTTGGAAGCTCTTTATCACTTCATACTCGTCTTGTGGGAACATTTGGATACATGCCTCCAGA ATATGCACAATATGGAGATGTTTCTCCAAAAGTAGATGTATATGCTTTTGGAGTTGTACTTTATGAACTGATTTCAGCCAAGAATGCTGTTCTGAAGACAGGTGAAACCGTTGCTGAATCATCAAAGGGCCTTGTAACTTTG TTTGAGGAAGCACTTGATAAGAGTGATCCTTCAAAAGCCATTCGAAAATTGGTGGATCCTAGGCTTGGTGAGAACTATTCAATTGACTCAGTTCTCAAG GTTGCGGAACTTGGGAGAGCATGCACAAGAGATAATCCACTACTACGCCCTAGTATGAGATCTGTGGTTGTGGCTCTTATGACACTACTCGCATCATCAACATCCATTGAGAattgtgatgatgatgatgatgatgatgatgatgatgataattccTATGAAAATCGAACTCTCATAGATCAATTGTCAGTCAGATGA
- the LOC107496748 gene encoding lysM domain receptor-like kinase 3 — translation MEHSFMFPLLFLLLITLPLSAESKCSKSCDLALASYYLWNNDSSLLYISHIMQSNLLHKVEDIVRYNKHTSYPSHTRVNVPIPCDCINDGEFLGHTFQYSVTRGDDYLTIANGTFSNLVTAEWLQNINSYSQAAIPAGGKVNVTVNCSCGDSNISKDYGLFITYPLRPEDSLQSIANQTKLDPELLMKYNPGVNFSKGSGLVYIPGRDENGNYAPLRPRTGLPDRVVAGISVGIVAVVLLLAFCVCIKCCGRKKKKLRTEYFASDSFVNTSIEKSAEFSYEELAHATNNFSLDNKIGQGGFGEIYYAELNDKKAAIKKMDMKASKEFLAELKVLTHVQHLNLVHLIGYCVKDFLFLVYEYIDNGNLSEHLRNSDREPLPWSTRIQIALDSARGLEYIHEHTKPVYIHRDIKSSNILLDKSFHGKVADFGLAKLIDTGSSSAPTANMAGTFGYMPPEYVYGRVSPKLDVFAFGVVLYELISAKEAVINGGAEIKGLVALFHEVFDQPDPKEGLKELVDPRLGENYSIDSVFKMAQLANACTEADPKRRPKMRSVVVALMTLGSSTENWDIASFYENPALVNLVSGR, via the exons ATGGAACATAGTTTCATGTTTCCATTGTTGTTCTTGTTGCTGATTACTTTACCTTTGAGTGCAGAATCAAAGTGTAGCAAGAGCTGTGACTTAGCTTTAGCTTCTTACTATCTTTGGAACAATGATTCCAGCCTGCTATATATTTCACACATCATGCAATCCAATCTTCTTCATAAAGTTGAAGATATTGTTAGATACAACAAACACACCTCATATCCATCACATACCAGAGTTAATGTTCCAATCCCTTGTGATTGCATCAATG ATGGAGAGTTTCTGGGCCACACATTCCAGTACTCAGTTACTCGAGGCGACGACTACTTAACCATTGCCAATGGGACTTTTTCCAACTTGGTCACAGCAGAGTGGCTGCAGAACATTAACAGCTATTCACAAGCTGCTATTCCGGCCGGTGGAAAGGTTAATGTGACAGTTAACTGTTCTTGTGGAGACAGTAATATTAGCAAAGATTATGGATTGTTCATCACATACCCTCTTAGGCCTGAGGATTCTTTGCAGTCAATTGCAAACCAGACAAAGCTTGATCCTGAGTTGTTGATGAAATACAACCCCGGTGTAAATTTCAGCAAAGGGAGTGGTCTGGTTTATATTCCTGGCAGAG ATGAAAACGGCAACTATGCGCCTCTTCGCCCAAG AACAGGTCTACCAGATAGGGTTGTTGCTGGAATATCTGTTGGAATTGTAGCAGTAGTTCTGTTATTAGCATTTTGTGTTTGTATTAAATGTTgcggaaggaagaagaagaaactgaGAACAGAATATTTCG CCTCTGATAGCTTTGTAAACACAAGTATAGAAAAATCAGCAGAGTTTTCATATGAAGAACTGGCCCATGCCACAAATAACTTCAGTTTGGATAACAAAATTGGTCAAGGTGGGTTTGGAGAAATCTATTATGCGGAGCTGAATGACAAG AAAGCTGCAATAAAGAAGATGGACATGAAAGCATCAAAAGAATTTCTTGCAGAACTGAAAGTGTTGACACATGTTCAGCACTTAAACCTG GTCCATTTGATTGGATATTGTGTTAAGGACTTCCTTTTCCTTGTGTATGAATATATCGACAATGGAAACTTAAGCGAACATCTACGAAATTCAg ATAGAGAACCTTTGCCATGGTCTACCCGGATTCAAATAGCTCTGGATTCAGCCAGAGGACTTGAATATATTCATGAACATACAAAGCCTGTATATATCCATCGCGATATAAAGTCTTCCaatatattattagataaaTCCTTCCATGGAAAG GTTGCGGATTTCGGACTAGCAAAGCTGATTGATactggaagttcatcagctccCACTGCTAATATGGCAGGCACATTTGGTTACATGCCACCAGA GTATGTATATGGCAGAGTTTCTCCTAAATTAGATGTCTTTGCTTTTGGGGTTGTCCTTTATGAGCTTATTTCTGCTAAAGAAGCTGTGATCAATGGTGGTGCTGAAATCAAGGGCCTTGTAGCTTTG TTTCATGAAGTTTTTGATCAACCAGACCCTAAAGAAGGTCTTAAAGAACTGGTGGATCCTAGGCTTGGAGAAAATTACtcaattgattcagttttcaag ATGGCACAACTTGCCAATGCATGTACAGAGGCAGATCCGAAGCGGCGTCCAAAGATGAGATCGGTGGTGGTTGCTCTTATGACACTTGGTTCAAGCACTGAGAATTGGGACATTGCTTCCTTCTATGAAAATCCAGCTCTTGTGAATCTAGTATCTGGTAGATAG
- the LOC107496771 gene encoding chitin elicitor receptor kinase 1 isoform X2: MQSKFLYKVEDIVRYNEGIYSYSYPSQTRINVPIPCDCINDGEFLGHTFQYSVPLGDNYSAIASGSFSNLVTTEWLQNTNNYPKGAILAGGTVNVTVNCSCGDSNVSKDYGLFITYPLRTEDSLQSIATQTKLDPELLMKYNPGVNFSKGSGLVYIPGRDENGNYPPLHQSSGGLSILTQKKVVLLIIVCN; encoded by the exons ATGCAATCCAAATTTCTTTACAAAGTTGAAGATATTGTTAGATACAACGAAGGCATATACTCATACTCATATCCATCACAAACCAGAATAAACGTTCCAATTCCTTGTGATTGCATCAATG ATGGAGAGTTTCTGGGCCACACATTCCAGTACTCAGTTCCTCTAGGTGACAACTACTCAGCCATTGCCAGTGGGAGCTTTTCCAACTTAGTAACTACAGAGTGGCTTCAGAACACTAACAATTATCCAAAAGGTGCTATTCTTGCTGGAGGAACGGTTAATGTGACCGTTAACTGTTCTTGTGGAGACAGTAATGTTAGCAAAGATTATGGACTGTTCATCACATACCCTCTTAGGACTGAGGATTCTTTGCAGTCAATTGCAACCCAGACAAAGCTTGATCCTGAGTTGTTGATGAAATACAACCCCGGTGTAAATTTCAGCAAAGGGAGTGGTCTGGTTTATATTCCCGGCAGAG ATGAAAACGGTAACTATCCGCCTCTTCACCAAAG CTCTGGAGGTTTGTCAATTCTCACTCAGAAGAAAGTAGTCTTATTGATAATTGTTTGCAATTGA
- the LOC107496771 gene encoding chitin elicitor receptor kinase 1 isoform X1 produces the protein MCILCTSLVPLTMEHNFMLSLLLLLLITLPLSAESKCSKSCDSALASYYLWNNHSSLLYISYIMQSKFLYKVEDIVRYNEGIYSYSYPSQTRINVPIPCDCINDGEFLGHTFQYSVPLGDNYSAIASGSFSNLVTTEWLQNTNNYPKGAILAGGTVNVTVNCSCGDSNVSKDYGLFITYPLRTEDSLQSIATQTKLDPELLMKYNPGVNFSKGSGLVYIPGRDENGNYPPLHQSSGGLSILTQKKVVLLIIVCN, from the exons ATGTGCATACTTTGCACAAGCTTGGTTCCACTAACAATGGAACACAATTTCATgctttcattgttgttgttgttgctgattACTTTACCTTTGAGTGCAGAATCAAAGTGTAGCAAGAGCTGTGACTCGGCTTTAGCTTCTTACTATCTTTGGAACAATCATTCCAGCCTGCTATATATTTCATACATCATGCAATCCAAATTTCTTTACAAAGTTGAAGATATTGTTAGATACAACGAAGGCATATACTCATACTCATATCCATCACAAACCAGAATAAACGTTCCAATTCCTTGTGATTGCATCAATG ATGGAGAGTTTCTGGGCCACACATTCCAGTACTCAGTTCCTCTAGGTGACAACTACTCAGCCATTGCCAGTGGGAGCTTTTCCAACTTAGTAACTACAGAGTGGCTTCAGAACACTAACAATTATCCAAAAGGTGCTATTCTTGCTGGAGGAACGGTTAATGTGACCGTTAACTGTTCTTGTGGAGACAGTAATGTTAGCAAAGATTATGGACTGTTCATCACATACCCTCTTAGGACTGAGGATTCTTTGCAGTCAATTGCAACCCAGACAAAGCTTGATCCTGAGTTGTTGATGAAATACAACCCCGGTGTAAATTTCAGCAAAGGGAGTGGTCTGGTTTATATTCCCGGCAGAG ATGAAAACGGTAACTATCCGCCTCTTCACCAAAG CTCTGGAGGTTTGTCAATTCTCACTCAGAAGAAAGTAGTCTTATTGATAATTGTTTGCAATTGA
- the LOC107496770 gene encoding lysM domain receptor-like kinase 3 isoform X2 produces MKQPRFIFSSFFFLLVVVDFVILPINAESKCSESCGLALASYYLWDNSNLTYIATVMKSEYVTRSQGEDIVSYNNGTIKSKDSVTSSTRINVPFPCECINGEFLGHVFQYSVLSSDTYDTIANWSYSNLVTAEWLQNTNTYSPNNIPYPATVNVTVNCSCGNGDVSKDYGLFITYPLRHEDSLESIANKTKIDAKLLQGYNPGVNFSKGSGLVYIPGKDENGNYVPFKLSHGGLTISHSCLSGGVIGGISVGIVAALLLLVFCVYVKCYRRKKMWNKKLVAKDSSENFVRQGETSHNAENRTSASDDTSIIGVKVEKSAEFSYEELANATNNFSLAKKIGQGGFGEVYYGELNGERAAIKKMDMKASKEFLAELKVLTRVHHLNLVRLIGYCVEGSLFLVYEYIENGNLSQHLRNSDSEPLPWSTRVQIALDSARGLEYIHEHTMPVYIHRDVKSENILLDRNFRGKVADFGLTKLIDVGNSSAPTANMAGTFGYMPPEYVYGSVSPKIDVYAFGVVLYELISAKEALMRSGGASGAELKGLVALFEEAFNQPDPKEGLKQMVDPRLGDNYSIESVYKMAQLARACTEGDPQRRPKMRSVVVALMTLSSTTENWDIASFYENPALVNLMSGR; encoded by the exons ATGAAACAACCCAGATTCATattttcatcatttttcttCCTCTTGGTGGTGGTAGATTTTGTAATTCTACCcatcaatgcagagtcaaagtGTAGTGAGAGTTGTGGCTTAGCTTTAGCTTCCTACTATCTTTGGGATAATTCTAACCTCACATATATTGCAACTGTTATGAAATCAGAGTATGTTACAAGGTCACAAGGTGAAGATATTGTGAGCTACAACAATGGCACCATAAAAAGCAAAGACTCAGTCACATCCTCCACCAGAATCAATGTTCCATTCCCTTGTGAATGCATCAATGGTGAGTTTCTTGGCCATGTATTTCAATACTCAGTTTTGAGCAGTGACACCTACGATACCATTGCAAATTggagctattcaaacttggtCACTGCTGAGTGGTTGCAGAATACTAATACTTATTCACCAAATAATATTCCTTATCCTGCAACTGTTAATGTCACTGTTAACTGTTCCTGTGGGAATGGTGATGTTAGCAAGGATTATGGGTTGTTCATCACTTACCCTCTTAGGCATGAGGATTCTTTGGAGTCAATTGCAAACAAGACAAAGATTGATGCTAAGTTGCTGCAGGGATATAACCCTGGTGTGAATTTCAGCAAAGGGAGTGGTCTGGTTTATATTCCTGGGAAAG ACGAAAATGGCAACTATGTGCCCTTTAAACTAAG CCATGGAGGTTTGACTATCTCGCACAGCT GTCTATCCGGTGGCGTTATTGGTGGAATATCTGTTGGAATAGTAGCAGCACTTCTGTTATTGGTATTTTGTGTTTATGTTAAATGTTACAGAAGAAAGAAGATGTGGAACAAAAAATTGGTAGCTAAAGATTCCAGCGAGAACTTTGTTCGCCAAG GCGAAACCTCTCATAATGCTGAAAACAGAACTTCAGCTTCTGATGATACTAGTATTATAGGTGTCAAGGTAGAAAAATCAGCAGAGTTTTCGTATGAAGAACTAGCCAATGCCACAAATAACTTCAGTTTGGCTAAAAAGATTGGTCAAGGTGGTTTTGGTGAAGTCTATTATGGAGAGCTCAATGGCGAG AGAGCTGCAATTAAGAAGATGGACATGAAAGCATCAAAAGAATTTCTCGCGGAACTGAAAGTGTTGACGCGTGTTCATCACTTAAACTTG GTACGCTTGATTGGATATTGTGTCGAGGGCTCTCTTTTCCTTGTGTATGAATATATTGAAAATGGAAACTTAAGCCAACATCTGCGAAATTCAG ATAGTGAGCCTTTGCCATGGTCTACCCGGGTTCAAATTGCTCTGGACTCGGCCAGAGGACTTGAATACATTCATGAGCATACGATGCCTGTATATATCCATCGCGATGTAAAGTcggaaaatattttattagacaGAAACTTCCGTGGAAAG GTTGCGGACTTTGGACTGACCAAGCTGATTGATGTTGGAAATTCATCAGCTCCAACTGCTAATATGGCCGGCACATTCGGCTACATGCCACCAGA ATATGTATATGGAAGTGTTTCTCCCAAAATAGATGTATATGCTTTCGGAGTTGTTCTTTATGAGCTTATTTCTGCAAAAGAAGCTCTGATGAGGAGTGGTGGTGCATCTGGTGCTGAATTGAAGGGCCTTGTGGCTTTG TTTGAGGAAGCTTTTAACCAGCCAGACCCCAAAGAAGGTCTTAAACAAATGGTGGATCCTAGGCTTGGAGATAACTATTCAATTGAATCAGTTTATAAG ATGGCACAACTTGCCAGGGCATGTACAGAGGGAGATCCGCAGCGGCGGCCGAAGATGAGATCGGTGGTGGTTGCTCTTATGACACTAAGTTCAACCACTGAGAATTGGGACATTGCTTCCTTTTATGAAAATCCAGCTCTTGTAAATCTTATGTCTGGTAGATAG
- the LOC107496770 gene encoding lysM domain receptor-like kinase 3 isoform X1: protein MKQPRFIFSSFFFLLVVVDFVILPINAESKCSESCGLALASYYLWDNSNLTYIATVMKSEYVTRSQGEDIVSYNNGTIKSKDSVTSSTRINVPFPCECINGEFLGHVFQYSVLSSDTYDTIANWSYSNLVTAEWLQNTNTYSPNNIPYPATVNVTVNCSCGNGDVSKDYGLFITYPLRHEDSLESIANKTKIDAKLLQGYNPGVNFSKGSGLVYIPGKDENGNYVRTFCCSIVSAGKGLSGGVIGGISVGIVAALLLLVFCVYVKCYRRKKMWNKKLVAKDSSENFVRQGETSHNAENRTSASDDTSIIGVKVEKSAEFSYEELANATNNFSLAKKIGQGGFGEVYYGELNGERAAIKKMDMKASKEFLAELKVLTRVHHLNLVRLIGYCVEGSLFLVYEYIENGNLSQHLRNSDSEPLPWSTRVQIALDSARGLEYIHEHTMPVYIHRDVKSENILLDRNFRGKVADFGLTKLIDVGNSSAPTANMAGTFGYMPPEYVYGSVSPKIDVYAFGVVLYELISAKEALMRSGGASGAELKGLVALFEEAFNQPDPKEGLKQMVDPRLGDNYSIESVYKMAQLARACTEGDPQRRPKMRSVVVALMTLSSTTENWDIASFYENPALVNLMSGR, encoded by the exons ATGAAACAACCCAGATTCATattttcatcatttttcttCCTCTTGGTGGTGGTAGATTTTGTAATTCTACCcatcaatgcagagtcaaagtGTAGTGAGAGTTGTGGCTTAGCTTTAGCTTCCTACTATCTTTGGGATAATTCTAACCTCACATATATTGCAACTGTTATGAAATCAGAGTATGTTACAAGGTCACAAGGTGAAGATATTGTGAGCTACAACAATGGCACCATAAAAAGCAAAGACTCAGTCACATCCTCCACCAGAATCAATGTTCCATTCCCTTGTGAATGCATCAATGGTGAGTTTCTTGGCCATGTATTTCAATACTCAGTTTTGAGCAGTGACACCTACGATACCATTGCAAATTggagctattcaaacttggtCACTGCTGAGTGGTTGCAGAATACTAATACTTATTCACCAAATAATATTCCTTATCCTGCAACTGTTAATGTCACTGTTAACTGTTCCTGTGGGAATGGTGATGTTAGCAAGGATTATGGGTTGTTCATCACTTACCCTCTTAGGCATGAGGATTCTTTGGAGTCAATTGCAAACAAGACAAAGATTGATGCTAAGTTGCTGCAGGGATATAACCCTGGTGTGAATTTCAGCAAAGGGAGTGGTCTGGTTTATATTCCTGGGAAAG ACGAAAATGGCAACTAT GTAAGGACTTTCTGCTGTTCTATTGTTTCTGCAGGGAAGGGTCTATCCGGTGGCGTTATTGGTGGAATATCTGTTGGAATAGTAGCAGCACTTCTGTTATTGGTATTTTGTGTTTATGTTAAATGTTACAGAAGAAAGAAGATGTGGAACAAAAAATTGGTAGCTAAAGATTCCAGCGAGAACTTTGTTCGCCAAG GCGAAACCTCTCATAATGCTGAAAACAGAACTTCAGCTTCTGATGATACTAGTATTATAGGTGTCAAGGTAGAAAAATCAGCAGAGTTTTCGTATGAAGAACTAGCCAATGCCACAAATAACTTCAGTTTGGCTAAAAAGATTGGTCAAGGTGGTTTTGGTGAAGTCTATTATGGAGAGCTCAATGGCGAG AGAGCTGCAATTAAGAAGATGGACATGAAAGCATCAAAAGAATTTCTCGCGGAACTGAAAGTGTTGACGCGTGTTCATCACTTAAACTTG GTACGCTTGATTGGATATTGTGTCGAGGGCTCTCTTTTCCTTGTGTATGAATATATTGAAAATGGAAACTTAAGCCAACATCTGCGAAATTCAG ATAGTGAGCCTTTGCCATGGTCTACCCGGGTTCAAATTGCTCTGGACTCGGCCAGAGGACTTGAATACATTCATGAGCATACGATGCCTGTATATATCCATCGCGATGTAAAGTcggaaaatattttattagacaGAAACTTCCGTGGAAAG GTTGCGGACTTTGGACTGACCAAGCTGATTGATGTTGGAAATTCATCAGCTCCAACTGCTAATATGGCCGGCACATTCGGCTACATGCCACCAGA ATATGTATATGGAAGTGTTTCTCCCAAAATAGATGTATATGCTTTCGGAGTTGTTCTTTATGAGCTTATTTCTGCAAAAGAAGCTCTGATGAGGAGTGGTGGTGCATCTGGTGCTGAATTGAAGGGCCTTGTGGCTTTG TTTGAGGAAGCTTTTAACCAGCCAGACCCCAAAGAAGGTCTTAAACAAATGGTGGATCCTAGGCTTGGAGATAACTATTCAATTGAATCAGTTTATAAG ATGGCACAACTTGCCAGGGCATGTACAGAGGGAGATCCGCAGCGGCGGCCGAAGATGAGATCGGTGGTGGTTGCTCTTATGACACTAAGTTCAACCACTGAGAATTGGGACATTGCTTCCTTTTATGAAAATCCAGCTCTTGTAAATCTTATGTCTGGTAGATAG